From one Enterobacter kobei genomic stretch:
- the purH gene encoding bifunctional phosphoribosylaminoimidazolecarboxamide formyltransferase/IMP cyclohydrolase, with translation MQQRRPVRRALLSVSDKAGIIEFAQALSSRGVELLSTGGTARLLAEKGLPVTEVSDYTGFPEMMDGRVKTLHPKVHGGILGRRGQDDEIMAQHDISPIDMVVVNLYPFAATVAREGCTLEDAVENIDIGGPTMVRSAAKNHKDVAIVVKSSDYHAIINEMDANDGSLTLATRFDLAIKAFEHTAAYDSMIANYFGSLVPAYHGDSKEPAGRFPRTLNLNFIKKQDMRYGENSHQQAAFYIEEEIKEASVATATQVQGKALSYNNIADTDAALECVKEFSEPACVIVKHANPCGVAVSDSLLDAYDRAWKTDPTSAFGGIIAFNRELDAETAQAIISRQFVEVIIAPSATEEALKITAAKQNVRVLVCGEWSARVAGLDFKRVNGGLLVQDRDLGMVSEAELRVVSKRQPSEQELRDALFCWKVAKFVKSNAIVYARENMTIGIGAGQMSRVYSAKIAGIKAGDEGLEVKGSAMASDAFFPFRDGIDAAAAVGVSCVIQPGGSIRDDEVIAAADEHGIAMIFTDMRHFRH, from the coding sequence ATGCAACAACGTCGTCCAGTTCGCCGCGCCCTGCTCAGTGTTTCTGACAAAGCCGGTATCATCGAATTTGCACAGGCTCTCTCCTCGCGTGGCGTGGAGCTGCTATCCACCGGCGGTACCGCACGCCTGCTGGCAGAGAAAGGCCTGCCGGTCACCGAAGTATCTGACTACACCGGCTTCCCGGAAATGATGGATGGACGCGTCAAGACACTGCACCCGAAAGTGCATGGCGGTATTCTGGGTCGTCGCGGACAAGATGATGAAATCATGGCGCAGCACGACATCTCTCCTATCGATATGGTTGTTGTGAACCTTTACCCGTTCGCCGCTACCGTCGCACGCGAAGGCTGTACGCTGGAAGACGCCGTAGAGAACATTGATATTGGCGGCCCGACCATGGTGCGCTCTGCTGCCAAGAACCATAAAGACGTGGCTATCGTGGTTAAGAGCAGCGACTACCACGCCATTATTAATGAGATGGATGCTAACGACGGCTCCCTGACCCTTGCTACCCGTTTTGACCTCGCCATTAAAGCCTTCGAACACACTGCCGCCTACGACAGCATGATCGCCAACTACTTCGGTAGCCTGGTACCTGCTTATCACGGCGACAGCAAAGAACCTGCCGGCCGCTTCCCGCGCACGCTGAATCTGAACTTCATTAAGAAGCAGGATATGCGCTACGGTGAGAACAGCCACCAGCAGGCCGCCTTCTATATAGAAGAAGAAATTAAAGAAGCCTCGGTTGCCACCGCAACACAGGTGCAGGGCAAAGCGCTCTCTTATAACAATATCGCCGACACAGACGCTGCGCTGGAATGTGTGAAAGAGTTCAGCGAACCGGCCTGTGTGATTGTCAAACATGCCAACCCGTGCGGCGTGGCGGTCAGCGATTCGCTCCTAGACGCTTACGATCGCGCCTGGAAAACTGACCCGACTTCCGCGTTCGGCGGCATCATCGCCTTTAACCGCGAACTGGATGCGGAAACGGCACAGGCCATTATCTCCCGTCAGTTTGTTGAAGTGATCATCGCCCCGTCGGCAACGGAAGAGGCGCTGAAAATCACTGCCGCCAAACAGAACGTGCGCGTGCTGGTTTGCGGTGAATGGTCTGCCCGCGTCGCGGGTCTGGATTTCAAACGTGTGAACGGCGGTCTGCTGGTTCAGGATCGCGATCTGGGCATGGTGAGCGAAGCGGAATTGCGCGTGGTCAGCAAACGCCAGCCGAGCGAGCAGGAACTGCGTGATGCACTGTTCTGCTGGAAAGTCGCCAAATTCGTTAAATCTAACGCCATTGTTTATGCCAGAGAGAATATGACCATCGGCATTGGCGCAGGTCAAATGAGCCGCGTGTACTCCGCGAAAATCGCCGGTATTAAAGCAGGTGATGAAGGACTGGAAGTGAAAGGCTCCGCGATGGCCTCCGACGCCTTCTTCCCGTTCCGCGATGGTATTGATGCCGCTGCGGCCGTTGGCGTAAGCTGCGTGATCCAGCCTGGCGGTTCCATTCGTGATGATGAAGTTATCGCGGCGGCCGACGAGCACGGTATCGCTATGATCTTCACTGACATGCGCCACTTTCGCCATTAA